In Ignisphaera sp., one DNA window encodes the following:
- a CDS encoding ROK family protein translates to MGYVIGVDIGGTWIRIALASKDGSITKRYTMSTPREGDRYTIANTIAEIIWNRFSGYVQDIEAIGIGTAGPLDLPKGTVIGAPNIPIHVFELGKPLIEEFKKPVIVANDCIAAVWGEKLFGLGRDKSNIVYITLSTGIGGGIIVNDILLLGKMGNAHEVGHMVIDVEGRMECGCGGRGHWEAYAGGANIPRFASNIIRDSELDVEEKGSPIYRAFIEQKLTSEMIYREASKGDKLALKIVNEINKYNIAGFENVINAYDPEIVTVGGAIALKNPQTLVVEPIRRGIENSKGVVTHRPRIELTSLGEDIVLIGAVALAVNPPRNLISMLKYLEQL, encoded by the coding sequence ATGGGATACGTTATAGGGGTTGATATAGGAGGTACATGGATTAGAATAGCACTAGCTTCAAAAGATGGCTCTATAACCAAGAGATACACTATGTCAACTCCTAGGGAAGGAGATAGATACACAATTGCAAACACTATAGCTGAGATAATTTGGAATAGATTTTCTGGTTATGTTCAAGATATCGAGGCTATCGGTATAGGTACAGCGGGACCTCTAGATCTACCTAAAGGTACTGTAATAGGAGCACCTAATATACCTATACATGTGTTTGAATTAGGTAAACCGCTTATAGAGGAATTCAAAAAACCTGTGATTGTTGCAAATGACTGTATTGCTGCTGTATGGGGGGAAAAGCTATTTGGTTTAGGTCGAGACAAAAGCAACATAGTTTACATAACTTTGAGTACAGGTATAGGAGGTGGGATCATTGTAAACGATATACTACTTTTGGGTAAAATGGGTAACGCGCACGAAGTAGGACATATGGTTATAGATGTTGAAGGTAGAATGGAATGTGGCTGCGGTGGCAGAGGTCATTGGGAAGCCTATGCGGGTGGCGCAAATATTCCGAGATTTGCTTCAAACATTATAAGGGATTCCGAACTAGATGTTGAAGAGAAAGGTTCACCAATATATAGAGCGTTTATCGAGCAAAAACTAACGTCTGAGATGATATACAGAGAAGCATCTAAAGGCGATAAACTTGCTCTCAAGATTGTTAATGAAATCAATAAATACAATATTGCTGGATTCGAAAACGTAATAAATGCTTACGATCCGGAGATAGTTACTGTTGGAGGCGCTATAGCGCTTAAGAATCCTCAAACACTTGTTGTTGAGCCTATAAGAAGGGGTATCGAGAATTCGAAAGGCGTGGTCACGCATAGACCAAGAATAGAATTGACATCTCTCGGAGAAGATATAGTGCTAATAGGAGCGGTAGCATTAGCTGTAAATCCTCCAAGAAACCTCATTTCTATGCTGAAATATCTAGAACAACTGTAG